The proteins below are encoded in one region of Silene latifolia isolate original U9 population chromosome 2, ASM4854445v1, whole genome shotgun sequence:
- the LOC141640238 gene encoding uncharacterized protein LOC141640238 yields the protein MANKIAANIQHRKLLALDRLQKRGIVQSNICFICGITPETHEHLFIFCEYSRRCMELMQQKLHIRFSAAYMVTWFSKNRTKSRLQRVVSGACFVGLISGIWHVRNCARLSHQVTAPMVLVNQVWKETKERLIHKNRKDA from the exons ATGGCAAACAAAATTGCAGCTAACAT TCAGCACAGGAAGTTACTCGCCCTTGACAGGCTTCAGAAAAGGGGCATAGTTCAGTCTAATATCTGCTTCATTTGTGGTATAACTCCTGAAACTCATGAGCACTTGTTTATTTTCTGTGAGTATAGCAGACGATGTATGGAGTTGATGCAACAGAAGCTTCATATCAGATTCTCAGCTGCATATATGGTTACTTGGTTTTCCAAAAATAGAACTAAGAGTAGACTGCAAAGAGTGGTGTCTGGTGCCTGCTTTGTAGGTCTAATTTCTGGAATTTGGCATGTCAGGAACTGTGCACGTTTATCTCACCAGGTGACTGCTCCTATGGTGTTAGTGAATCAGGTTTGGAAGGAGACTAAAGAACGGTTGATACACAAGAACAGGAAGGATGCTTAG